A stretch of Caenorhabditis elegans chromosome IV DNA encodes these proteins:
- the ZK185.2 gene encoding SLC41A/MgtE integral membrane domain-containing protein (Confirmed by transcript evidence), which yields MSNEHDDFEPIDGVMEAQIPQSTTIDHLIVEGNNNQNNNHNTGDTLSNVIVENWIFAPIAVTIQKMNVSKTNHVFNVAEKESKKQFLAEALIPFLFAGLGLILAGVMLESAEGSEFFTTLPDAVIMVPTLVGLKGNLEMTLSSRLSTLANLGFMESRKDKINVALSNMALIQCQAIAVSSLAVIPVLFLGEQAISFDDTLCLLLSAVVTASLASLVLSLLMVAVVIAARRWKLNPDNISTPVAASLGDVSTLYILLTVGTLACHMRDLHVTLLIVILLFFYAIAIVGAVMAAEDRFTLEVLKNGWWPILCAMMITTFSGLVLKKSMQTYPPLAAFQPLINGLGGNLVAVQASRISTQLHRARKNREIEVRSLQTYINPWRAFFGNNEDASAAQILLGISVPSNIIFIFIIFLFGVGFHNTTPFTISFVLVCAIQVTTLLYICQILVRAMWIMRIDPDNSAIPFLTALGDLIGSLLLILCFWSQWKYFGLPVSADQYTGHKFGH from the exons atgtcgAATGAGCACGACGATTTTGAGCCGATTGATGGGGTAATGGAGGCTCAGATTCCACAATCAACTACAATTGatcattt aatcgTAGAAGGTAACAACAATCAGAATAACAACCACAATACGGGTGACACATTATCAAATGTGATAGTCGAAAATTGGATATTCGCTCCGATAGCTgtgacaattcaaaaaatgaatgtttcCAAGACAAATCATGTGTTCAATGTAGCGGAGAAGGAGAGTAAGAAGCAGTTTTTAGCTGAG gccCTGATCCCATTCCTATTCGCCGGGCTCGGACTAATTCTCGCCGGTGTGATGCTCGAATCTGCAGAAGGTTCTGAGTTTTTCACGACACTTCCAGATGCAGTAATAATGGTGCCGACGTTGGTCGGATTGAAGGGAAATCTTGAGATGACACTTTCATCGAGGCTATCCACGTTG GCCAATCTCGGCTTCATGGAAAGCCGGAAAGACAAAATCAACGTCGCTCTCTCCAACATGGCTCTTATCCAATGCCAAGCCATTGCCGTATCATCCCTGGCAGTTATCCCTGTCCTATTTCTAGGAGAACAAGCG ATATCATTCGACGATACTCTATGCTTGTTGTTATCAGCAGTTGTGACTGCGTCTCTCGCATCATTAGTACTATCTCTTCTGATGGTTGCAGTGGTTATTGCTGCACGGCGATGGAAGTTGAATCCGGATAACATATCGACACCGGTTGCAGCATCGCTTGGCGATGTTTCAACTCTTTATATTTTG ttaactGTTGGTACATTGGCATGCCACATGCGAGACTTACATGTAACGTTGCTCATTGTCATCCTCTTATTTTTCTACGCCATCGCAATTGTTGGAGCAGTGATGGCAGCAGAAGACCGATTCACGCTAGAG GTTCTCAAAAACGGTTGGTGGCCAATCCTTTGCGCAATGATGATTACCACATTCAGCGGgcttgttctcaaaaaatctatgCAAACCTATCCCCCACTGGCAGCATTCCAGCCACTAATTAATGGTCTCGGCGGGAATTTGGTAGCTGTTCAGGCAAGCAGAATATCCACACAACTTCACAGAGCACGGAAGAATCGAGAAATCGAAGTTAGATCACTTCAAACTTACATCAATCCCTGGAGGGCGTTCTTCGGGAATA acgaaGACGCTTCGGCTGCTCAAATTCTACTTGGAATTTCTGTTCcatcaaatataattttcatctTTATCATCTTTTTATTCGGCGTTGGCTTCCACAACACCACTCCTTTCACCATTTCATTTGTTCTAGTTTGTGCAATTCAG GTAACAACCCTCCTGTACATCTGTCAAATCCTGGTCCGCGCAATGTGGATAATGAGAATCGACCCGGATAACTCTGCAATTCCATTCCTAACGGCTCTCGGTGACCTGATAGGCTCACTACTTCTGATCCTCTGTTTCTGGAGCCAATGGAAATATTTTGGGCTCCCGGTGTCAGCTGATCAGTACACTGGACACAAATTTGGACATTAG
- the ZK185.5 gene encoding Cation efflux protein cytoplasmic domain-containing protein (Confirmed by transcript evidence) — protein sequence MKNPELLPLISRKSPVKYYHNENISFFEKMRRQKSKKEYYSRLEKLNQLYEEDDKLLEGITQPEEHEQSTDRWLANISIALNLTLLFTNLLASILSGSLSIVSTFVDSLMDVTSGLIIGICLKLIRNTNMFNYPRGRNRLELVGVIICSILMGISNTLLVMESIRSILEGDINPVMNITTISIMLGGSAVKIILCLICYKRGSSSSIVLAMDMRNDIATSIVAIICATVGDRYWPYADPLGAILVCGVIATSWYGHAIGHVPHLVGRRAESEKLSRILKIVIEHDERIKYVDHVMVYHTTLEALAEVHIVMDENLPLKVTHDIAQKLEQKLMMLVFVERCFVHCDYECDGDK from the exons atgaaaaacccCGAATTATTACCATTAATTTCTCGGAAATCGCCGGTGAAATATTATCACAATGagaatatttcatttttcgagaaaatgaggcggcagaaatcaaaaaaggag taCTATTCGAGGcttgaaaagttgaatcaGCTGTACGAGGAAGATGACAAGCTTCTGGAAGGAATCACGCAACCGGAAGAG CACGAACAAAGCACGGATCGATGGCTGGCCAACATCTCCATTGCTCTCAACCTGACACTTCTCTTCACAAACCTCCTCGCCTCAATTTTATCCGGTAGTTTATCGATTGTTAGTACTTTCGTCGATTCGTTGATGGATGTGACAAGTGGATTGATAATCGGAATATGTCTAAAATTGATAAGGAATACCAATATGTTTAATTATCCCAGGGGAAGGAATAG GTTGGAACTAGTTGGAGTGATAATCTGCTCGATCTTGATGGGAATTTCCAATACACTTTTGGTTATGGAATCGATTCGATCGATTTTAGAAGGAGAT ATCAACCCAGTCATGAACATCACAACGATTTCTATCATGCTTGGTGGATCGGCTGTCAAAATAATTCTGTGTCTTATCTGCTATAAACGTGGCTCGAGCTCTTCAATTGTTCTTGCAATGGACATGAGAAATGACATTGCCACGTCGATAGTTGCAATTATTTGTGCAACAGTTGGAGATCGCTACTGGCCTTACGCAGATCCGCTTGGAGCTATTTTAGTTTG cgGAGTGATTGCCACGTCGTGGTACGGACATGCAATCGGACATGTACCTCACTTGGTCGGGAGACGTGCGGAAAGCGAGAAACTAtcgagaattctgaaaattgtcataGAACATGACGAGCGAATTAA ATACGTGGATCATGTGATGGTGTACCACACAACCCTTGAAGCTTTGGCAGAAGTACATATCGTGATGGACGAGAACCTTCCGTTAAAAGTAACACATGatattgctcaaaaactggaacaaaaattaatgatgTTAGTTTTTGTGGAACGATGTTTTGTGCATTGCGATTATGAGTGTGATGgcgataaataa